Proteins found in one Streptococcus mitis genomic segment:
- a CDS encoding DUF4160 domain-containing protein: MSIKHGIEIRPNEHNHKGQKAHIHFYIHGEEVGSMFLNGELRDGKAKAKDLKMIRQYVLENAVELQALWNEYQKSTY; this comes from the coding sequence TTGAGTATAAAGCATGGTATTGAAATTCGTCCTAACGAACATAACCATAAAGGTCAAAAAGCGCATATTCACTTTTATATCCACGGAGAAGAAGTGGGTTCAATGTTTCTGAACGGTGAACTGAGAGATGGTAAAGCAAAAGCAAAAGACCTAAAAATGATAAGGCAATATGTCTTAGAAAATGCAGTTGAACTTCAGGCTTTATGGAATGAATACCAAAAGAGTACATATTAA
- a CDS encoding peptide chain release factor 3 — protein sequence MNIQEEIKKRRTFAIISHPDAGKTTITEQLLYFGGEIREAGTVKGKKTGTFAKSDWMDIEKQRGISVTSSVMQFDYDGKRVNILDTPGHEDFSEDTYRTLMAVDAAVMVVDSAKGIEAQTKKLFEVVKHRGIPVFTFMNKLDRDGREPLELLQELEEVLGIASYPMNWPIGMGKAFEGLYDLYNQRLELYKGDERFASLEDGDKLFGSNPFYEQVKDDIELLNEAGNEFSEEAILAGELTPVFFGSALTNFGVQTFLETFLKFAPEPHGHKKTDGEIVDPYDKDFSGFVFKIQANMDPRHRDRIAFVRIVSGEFERGMSVNLPRTGKGAKLSNVTQFMAESRENVTNAVAGDIIGVYDTGTYQVGDTLTVGKNKFEFEPLPTFTPEIFMKVSAKNVMKQKSFHKGIEQLVQEGAIQLYKNYQTGEYMLGAVGQLQFEVFKHRMEGEYNAEVVMSPMGKKTVRWIKPEDLDERMSSSRNILAKDRFDQPVFLFENDFALRWFADKYPDVELEEKM from the coding sequence ATGAATATTCAAGAAGAAATTAAGAAACGTCGTACTTTTGCCATCATCTCCCACCCTGACGCGGGGAAAACAACCATCACTGAGCAACTGCTCTACTTTGGGGGCGAGATTCGTGAGGCTGGTACTGTAAAAGGGAAGAAAACAGGGACTTTTGCCAAGTCTGACTGGATGGATATCGAGAAGCAACGTGGGATTTCCGTTACTTCATCTGTGATGCAGTTTGACTACGATGGTAAGCGCGTCAATATCCTCGACACCCCAGGGCACGAGGATTTCTCAGAAGATACCTATCGTACCTTGATGGCGGTGGATGCTGCAGTCATGGTCGTGGACTCTGCCAAGGGGATCGAGGCCCAAACCAAGAAATTGTTTGAGGTTGTGAAACACCGTGGCATTCCTGTCTTTACATTTATGAACAAGCTGGACCGTGACGGTCGTGAGCCTTTGGAACTCTTGCAAGAATTGGAAGAAGTCTTGGGCATTGCTAGCTATCCGATGAACTGGCCAATCGGGATGGGGAAAGCCTTCGAAGGCTTGTATGACCTCTATAACCAACGCTTGGAGCTCTATAAAGGGGATGAGCGTTTTGCTAGTCTAGAAGATGGAGACAAGCTTTTTGGTAGCAATCCTTTCTACGAGCAAGTTAAGGATGATATTGAGCTTTTAAATGAAGCTGGGAATGAGTTTTCAGAGGAAGCTATCCTTGCTGGAGAATTGACACCTGTCTTCTTCGGTTCAGCCCTTACTAACTTTGGTGTGCAGACCTTCCTTGAGACTTTTCTTAAGTTTGCTCCAGAACCACATGGACACAAGAAAACAGACGGTGAAATTGTGGACCCTTATGACAAGGATTTCTCAGGATTTGTCTTTAAAATCCAAGCCAATATGGACCCTCGTCACCGTGACCGTATTGCTTTTGTCCGTATCGTATCGGGTGAATTTGAACGTGGTATGAGTGTCAACCTGCCTCGTACTGGTAAGGGTGCCAAACTGTCTAATGTTACCCAGTTTATGGCGGAAAGTCGTGAGAATGTGACCAACGCCGTGGCCGGTGATATTATCGGTGTTTACGATACAGGTACTTATCAGGTTGGGGATACCTTGACAGTTGGAAAAAATAAGTTTGAGTTTGAACCGTTGCCAACCTTTACTCCTGAAATTTTCATGAAAGTTTCTGCTAAGAATGTCATGAAGCAGAAATCCTTCCACAAGGGAATCGAGCAATTGGTGCAAGAAGGAGCCATTCAGCTTTATAAGAATTACCAAACAGGTGAGTATATGCTAGGTGCTGTTGGTCAACTTCAATTTGAAGTATTTAAGCACCGTATGGAAGGTGAGTACAATGCGGAAGTGGTCATGAGCCCAATGGGTAAAAAGACCGTTCGTTGGATCAAGCCTGAGGACTTGGATGAACGGATGTCATCAAGCCGAAATATCTTGGCCAAAGACCGTTTCGACCAACCAGTCTTCCTCTTTGAGAATGACTTTGCCCTCCGCTGGTTTGCGGACAAGTATCCAGATGTAGAGTTGGAAGAGAAGATGTGA
- the gatB gene encoding Asp-tRNA(Asn)/Glu-tRNA(Gln) amidotransferase subunit GatB, with amino-acid sequence MNFETVIGLEVHVELNTNSKIFSPTSAHFGNDQNANTNVIDWSFPGVLPVLNKGVVDAGIKAALALNMDIHKKMHFDRKNYFYPDNPKAYQISQFDEPIGYNGWIEVELEDGTTKKIGIERAHLEEDAGKNTHGTDGYSYVDLNRQGVPLIEIVSEADMRSPEEAYAYLTALKEVIQYAGISDVKMEEGSMRVDANISLRPYGQEKFGTKTELKNLNSFSNVRKGLEYEVQRQAEILRSGGQIRQETRRYDEANKATILMRVKEGAADYRYFPEPDLPLFEISDEWIEEMRTELPEFPKERRARYVSDLGLSDYDASQLTANKVTSDFFEKAVALGGDAKQVSNWLQGEVAQFLNAEGKTLEQIKLTPENLVEMIAIIEDGTISSKIAKKVFVHLAKNGGGAREYVEKAGMVQISDPAVLIPIIHQVFADNEAAVADFKSGKRNADKAFTGFLMKATKGQANPQVALKLLAQELAKLKEDE; translated from the coding sequence ATGAACTTTGAAACAGTCATTGGACTTGAAGTCCACGTAGAGCTCAACACCAATTCAAAAATCTTCTCACCTACATCTGCCCACTTCGGAAATGACCAAAATGCCAACACCAATGTGATTGACTGGTCTTTCCCAGGAGTTCTGCCAGTTCTCAATAAAGGTGTTGTCGATGCCGGTATCAAGGCTGCTCTTGCCCTCAATATGGACATCCACAAAAAGATGCACTTTGACCGCAAGAACTACTTCTACCCTGATAATCCCAAAGCCTACCAAATTTCTCAGTTTGATGAGCCAATCGGTTATAACGGTTGGATTGAAGTCGAGCTAGAAGACGGTACAACTAAGAAAATCGGTATTGAACGTGCCCACCTAGAAGAAGACGCTGGTAAAAACACCCACGGTACAGACGGCTACTCTTATGTTGACCTCAACCGCCAAGGGGTGCCATTGATTGAGATTGTATCTGAAGCTGACATGCGTTCTCCTGAAGAAGCCTATGCTTATCTAACAGCCCTCAAGGAAGTTATCCAGTACGCTGGTATTTCTGACGTTAAGATGGAAGAAGGTTCTATGCGTGTGGATGCCAATATCTCCCTTCGCCCTTATGGTCAAGAAAAATTCGGTACCAAGACTGAGTTGAAAAACCTCAATTCCTTCTCAAACGTTCGCAAAGGTCTTGAATACGAAGTCCAACGTCAAGCTGAAATCCTTCGCTCAGGTGGTCAAATCCGTCAGGAAACACGTCGTTACGATGAAGCTAACAAAGCAACTATCCTCATGCGTGTCAAGGAAGGTGCTGCAGACTACCGCTACTTCCCAGAACCAGACCTACCTCTCTTTGAAATCTCAGACGAGTGGATTGAGGAAATGCGTACTGAATTGCCAGAGTTTCCAAAAGAACGCCGTGCGCGCTACGTATCTGACCTTGGCTTGTCAGACTACGATGCTAGCCAGTTGACTGCTAACAAAGTCACATCTGACTTCTTTGAAAAAGCTGTTGCTCTTGGTGGTGATGCCAAGCAAGTCTCTAACTGGCTCCAAGGAGAAGTTGCTCAGTTCTTGAATGCCGAAGGCAAGACACTTGAACAAATAAAATTGACACCAGAAAACTTGGTAGAAATGATTGCCATCATCGAAGACGGTACTATCTCTTCTAAGATTGCTAAGAAAGTCTTTGTCCACCTGGCTAAAAATGGCGGTGGAGCGCGTGAATACGTTGAGAAAGCAGGCATGGTGCAAATCTCAGATCCAGCTGTCTTGATTCCAATTATCCACCAAGTCTTTGCCGATAACGAAGCCGCAGTTGCCGACTTCAAGTCAGGCAAACGCAACGCAGACAAGGCCTTTACAGGCTTCCTTATGAAAGCAACCAAAGGCCAAGCTAACCCACAAGTTGCCCTTAAACTCCTTGCCCAAGAATTAGCGAAGTTGAAAGAAGATGAATAA
- a CDS encoding acetyl-CoA carboxylase carboxyl transferase subunit alpha → MNIAKIVREAREQSRLTTLDFATGIFDEFIQLHGDRSFRDDGAVVGGIGWLGDQAVTVVGIQKGKSLQDNLKRNFGQPHPEGYRKALRLMKQAEKFGRPVVTFINTAGAYPGVGAEERGQGEAIARNLMEMSDLKVPIIAIIIGEGGSGGALALAVADRVWMLENSIYAILSPEGFASILWKDGTRAMEAAELMKITSHELLEMDVVDKVISEAGLSSKELIKNVKKELQDELARLSQKSIEALLEERYQRFRKY, encoded by the coding sequence ATGAATATTGCAAAAATAGTCAGAGAAGCGCGTGAGCAGAGTCGCTTGACAACCTTGGACTTTGCAACAGGCATTTTTGATGAATTTATCCAATTACACGGTGACCGTTCTTTTCGTGATGATGGTGCAGTTGTTGGTGGTATCGGCTGGCTTGGAGACCAAGCTGTAACAGTGGTTGGTATCCAAAAAGGCAAGAGTTTACAAGACAATCTAAAACGGAATTTTGGACAACCGCATCCAGAAGGCTATCGCAAGGCCCTACGTTTGATGAAACAGGCTGAAAAGTTTGGTCGTCCAGTTGTGACCTTTATCAATACTGCAGGTGCTTATCCTGGTGTCGGAGCGGAAGAACGTGGACAGGGAGAAGCTATTGCTCGCAATCTCATGGAAATGAGTGACCTAAAAGTTCCGATTATCGCCATCATTATCGGTGAAGGTGGTTCAGGTGGGGCTCTGGCTCTAGCAGTCGCAGACCGTGTTTGGATGCTGGAAAATTCTATCTATGCCATTCTCAGCCCAGAAGGCTTTGCTTCCATTCTATGGAAGGACGGAACTCGTGCCATGGAAGCAGCAGAGTTGATGAAAATCACATCACATGAACTGCTAGAAATGGACGTGGTAGACAAGGTGATTTCTGAAGCAGGACTTTCTAGCAAAGAATTAATTAAGAATGTCAAAAAAGAACTACAAGATGAGCTAGCTAGACTTTCGCAAAAATCGATAGAAGCGTTGTTGGAAGAGCGTTACCAACGATTTAGAAAATACTAA
- the gatC gene encoding Asp-tRNA(Asn)/Glu-tRNA(Gln) amidotransferase subunit GatC: MKITQEEVTHVANLSKLRFSEEETAAFATTLSKIVDMIELLGEVDTTGVAPTTTMADRKTVLRPDVAEEGTDRDRLFKNVPEKDNYYIKVPAILDDGGDA; this comes from the coding sequence ATGAAAATTACGCAAGAAGAGGTAACACACGTTGCCAATCTTTCAAAATTAAGATTCTCTGAAGAAGAAACTGCTGCCTTTGCGACTACCTTGTCTAAGATTGTTGACATGATTGAGTTGCTAGGCGAAGTTGACACAACTGGTGTCGCACCTACTACGACTATGGCCGACCGCAAGACTGTACTCCGCCCTGATGTGGCCGAAGAAGGAACAGACCGCGATCGCTTGTTTAAAAACGTACCTGAAAAAGACAACTACTATATCAAGGTACCAGCTATCCTAGACGATGGAGGAGATGCCTAA
- the efp gene encoding elongation factor P yields the protein MIEASKLKAGMTFETADGKLIRVLEASHHKPGKGNTIMRMKLRDVRTGSTFDTSYRPEEKFEQAIIETVPAQYLYKMDETAYFMNTETYDQYEIPVVNVENELLYILENSDVKIQFYGTEVIGVTVPTTVELTVAETQPSIKGATVTGSGKPATMETGLVVNVPDFIEAGQKLIINTAEGTYVSRA from the coding sequence ATGATTGAAGCAAGCAAATTGAAAGCTGGTATGACATTTGAAACTGCAGACGGAAAATTGATCCGCGTTTTGGAAGCTAGCCACCACAAACCAGGTAAAGGAAACACGATCATGCGTATGAAATTGCGTGATGTCCGTACTGGTTCTACTTTTGACACAAGCTACCGTCCAGAAGAAAAATTCGAACAAGCTATTATCGAAACTGTTCCAGCTCAATACTTGTACAAAATGGATGAAACTGCCTACTTCATGAACACTGAAACTTACGACCAATATGAAATTCCAGTCGTAAATGTTGAAAATGAATTGCTTTACATCCTTGAAAACTCTGATGTGAAAATCCAATTCTACGGAACTGAAGTAATCGGTGTAACTGTACCAACTACTGTTGAATTGACAGTCGCTGAAACACAACCATCTATCAAAGGTGCTACTGTTACAGGTTCTGGTAAACCAGCGACTATGGAAACTGGACTTGTTGTCAACGTTCCTGACTTCATCGAAGCTGGACAAAAATTGATCATCAACACTGCAGAAGGAACTTACGTTTCTCGTGCCTAA
- the fabZ gene encoding 3-hydroxyacyl-ACP dehydratase FabZ — protein sequence MIDIQGIKEALPHRYPMLLVDRVLEVSENTIVAIKNVTINEPFFNGHFPQYPVMPGVLIMEALAQTAGVLELSKPENKGKLVFYAGMDKVKFKKQVVPGDQLVMTATFVKRRGTIAVVEAKAEVDGKLAASGTLTFAIGN from the coding sequence ATGATTGATATTCAAGGAATCAAAGAAGCCCTTCCCCATCGTTATCCTATGCTCCTAGTGGACCGTGTCTTGGAAGTGAGCGAGAATACCATTGTTGCCATCAAAAATGTGACCATTAATGAGCCCTTCTTCAACGGTCATTTTCCTCAATACCCTGTTATGCCAGGTGTTCTAATCATGGAAGCCTTGGCGCAAACTGCTGGTGTCTTGGAGTTGTCAAAACCTGAAAATAAGGGGAAACTGGTCTTTTACGCTGGTATGGATAAGGTCAAGTTTAAGAAGCAAGTTGTACCAGGTGACCAATTGGTTATGACAGCGACTTTTGTAAAACGTCGTGGCACCATTGCCGTGGTTGAAGCAAAGGCTGAAGTGGATGGCAAGCTTGCAGCTAGTGGTACTCTTACCTTTGCAATTGGGAACTAA
- the gatA gene encoding Asp-tRNA(Asn)/Glu-tRNA(Gln) amidotransferase subunit GatA: MNFNNKTIEDLHNLLVSKEISATELTQATLEDIKSRETAINAFVTIAEEQALAQAKAIDEAGIDADNVLSGIPLAVKDNISTDGILTTAASKMLYNYEPIFDATAVSNAKAKGMIVVGKTNMDEFAMGGSGETSHYGATTNAWDHSKVPGGSSSGSAAAVASGQVRLSLGSDTGGSIRQPAAFNGIVGLKPTYGTVSRFGLIAFGSSLDQIGPFAPTVKENALLLNAIASEDAKDSTSAPVRIADFTSKIGQDIKGMKIALPKEYLGEGIDPEVKGTILNAAKHFEKLGAIVEEVSLPHSKYGVAVYYIIASSEASSNLQRFDGIRYGYRAEDATNLDEIYVNSRSQGFGEEVKRRIMLGTFSLSSGYYDAYYKKAGQVRTLIIQDFEKVFADYDLILGPTAPSVAYDLDSLNHDPVAMYLADLLTIPVNLAGLPGISIPAGFSQGLPVGLQLIGPKYSEETIYQAAAAFEATTDYHKQQPVIFGGDN; this comes from the coding sequence ATGAATTTCAACAATAAAACCATTGAAGACTTGCACAATCTCCTTGTCTCTAAGGAAATTTCTGCAACAGAATTAACCCAAGCAACGCTTGAAGATATCAAGTCTCGAGAGACAGCTATCAACGCTTTTGTTACCATCGCTGAGGAACAAGCCCTTGCGCAAGCTAAAGCTATTGATGAAGCAGGAATCGATGCTGATAATGTCCTCTCAGGAATTCCACTTGCAGTTAAGGATAACATCTCTACTGATGGTATTCTCACAACTGCTGCATCAAAAATGCTCTACAACTATGAGCCTATTTTTGATGCGACAGCCGTTTCCAATGCTAAAGCTAAGGGTATGATTGTTGTTGGGAAAACAAACATGGACGAATTTGCCATGGGTGGTTCAGGTGAGACTTCTCACTACGGTGCCACTACAAATGCTTGGGACCACAGCAAAGTTCCTGGTGGTTCATCAAGTGGTTCTGCCGCAGCCGTAGCCTCAGGACAAGTCCGCTTGTCTCTTGGATCTGATACAGGTGGTTCTATCCGCCAACCTGCTGCCTTCAACGGGATCGTCGGTCTCAAACCAACCTACGGAACGGTTTCTCGTTTCGGTCTCATTGCCTTTGGTAGCTCATTAGACCAGATTGGACCTTTCGCACCAACTGTTAAGGAAAACGCCCTCTTGCTCAACGCTATTGCCAGCGAAGATGCCAAAGACTCTACTTCTGCTCCTGTCCGCATTGCCGACTTTACTTCAAAAATCGGCCAAGACATCAAGGGTATGAAAATCGCTTTGCCTAAAGAATACCTCGGTGAAGGGATTGACCCAGAGGTTAAGGGAACCATTCTGAACGCAGCCAAACACTTTGAAAAACTTGGTGCTATTGTTGAAGAAGTGAGTCTACCTCACTCAAAATACGGTGTTGCCGTCTACTACATCATTGCTTCATCTGAAGCTTCATCAAACTTGCAACGTTTTGACGGTATCCGTTACGGCTACCGCGCAGAAGATGCAACCAACCTTGATGAAATCTATGTAAACAGCCGTAGCCAAGGTTTCGGTGAAGAGGTTAAACGCCGTATCATGCTTGGTACATTCAGTCTTTCATCAGGTTACTATGACGCCTACTATAAGAAGGCTGGCCAGGTCCGTACCCTCATCATCCAAGATTTCGAAAAAGTCTTCGCGGATTACGACTTGATTTTGGGCCCAACTGCTCCTAGTGTTGCCTATGACTTGGATTCACTCAACCACGACCCAGTTGCTATGTACTTGGCTGACCTCTTGACCATACCTGTAAACTTGGCAGGACTGCCTGGAATTTCTATTCCTGCTGGATTCTCTCAAGGTCTGCCTGTCGGTCTCCAATTGATCGGTCCTAAGTACTCTGAGGAAACCATTTACCAAGCTGCCGCTGCTTTTGAAGCAACAACAGACTACCACAAACAACAACCCGTGATTTTTGGAGGTGACAACTAA
- the accD gene encoding acetyl-CoA carboxylase, carboxyltransferase subunit beta → MALFSKKDKYIRINPNRSVREKPQAKPEVPDELFSQCPGCKHTIYQKDLGSERICPHCSYTFRISAQERLALTIDMGTFKELFTGIESKDPLHFPGYQKKLAAMREKTGLDEAVVTGTALIKGQTVALGIMDSNFIMASMGTVVGEKITRLFEYATVEQLPVVLFTASGGARMQEGIMSLMQMAKISAAVKRHSNAGLFYLTILTDPTTGGVTASFAMEGDIILAEPQSLVGFAGRRVIENTVRESLPEGFQKAEFLLEHGFVDAIVKRRDLPDTIASLVRLHGGCPR, encoded by the coding sequence ATGGCTCTATTTAGTAAAAAAGATAAGTATATTCGAATCAATCCCAATCGTTCGGTTAGGGAAAAACCTCAAGCCAAGCCAGAGGTTCCAGATGAATTATTCTCCCAGTGTCCAGGCTGTAAGCATACCATCTATCAGAAGGATCTGGGAAGTGAGCGCATCTGTCCACATTGTAGCTATACCTTTCGTATTTCTGCCCAAGAACGCTTGGCTTTGACGATTGATATGGGGACCTTCAAGGAATTGTTTACAGGGATTGAAAGCAAGGATCCTTTGCATTTCCCTGGTTATCAAAAGAAACTAGCAGCTATGCGTGAAAAAACAGGTCTGGATGAAGCTGTTGTCACAGGAACTGCTCTTATTAAAGGTCAGACTGTGGCTCTTGGGATTATGGATTCCAACTTTATCATGGCTTCTATGGGTACAGTTGTAGGGGAGAAAATCACTCGTTTGTTTGAGTATGCGACTGTCGAACAATTGCCAGTTGTTCTCTTCACAGCCTCTGGTGGAGCTCGTATGCAGGAAGGAATCATGAGTCTCATGCAGATGGCCAAGATTTCTGCAGCAGTTAAACGCCATTCAAATGCTGGTCTCTTTTACCTGACCATTTTGACAGATCCAACGACAGGTGGTGTGACAGCTTCTTTCGCTATGGAAGGCGATATCATTCTAGCAGAACCACAGAGTTTAGTCGGTTTTGCTGGGCGTCGTGTCATTGAAAATACGGTTCGTGAAAGCTTGCCAGAGGGGTTCCAAAAGGCAGAATTCCTATTGGAACATGGTTTTGTGGATGCTATTGTCAAAAGAAGAGACTTACCAGATACGATTGCTAGCCTAGTCAGATTGCATGGAGGGTGTCCTAGATGA
- the accC gene encoding acetyl-CoA carboxylase biotin carboxylase subunit, with protein sequence MFRKILIANRGEIAVRIIRAARELGIATVAVYSTADKEALHTLLADEAVCIGPGKATESYLNINAVLSAAVLTEAEAIHPGFGFLSENSKFATMCEEVGIKFIGPSGHVMDMMGDKINARAQMIKAGVPVIPGSDGEVHNSEEALIVAEEIGYPVMLKASAGGGGKGIRKVEKPEDLVSAFETASSEAKANYGNGAMYIERVIYPARHIEVQILGDEHGNVIHLGERDCSLQRNNQKVLEESPSIAIGKTLRNEIGAAAVRAAESVGYENAGTIEFLLDEASGKFYFMEMNTRVQVEHPVTEFVSGVDIVKEQIRIAAGQPLSVKQEDIVLRGHAIECRINAENPAFNFAPSPGKITNLHLPSGGVGLRVDSAVYPGYTIPPYYDSMIAKIIVHGENRFDALMKMQRALYELEIEGVQTNADFQLDLISDRNVIAGDYDTSFLMETFLPKYQEKE encoded by the coding sequence ATGTTTCGAAAAATTTTAATTGCCAATCGTGGTGAAATTGCGGTTCGAATTATCCGTGCGGCGCGTGAATTGGGGATCGCAACGGTGGCGGTTTATTCAACTGCTGATAAGGAAGCCCTGCATACGCTTTTAGCAGATGAAGCAGTTTGTATCGGCCCTGGTAAGGCAACAGAGTCTTATCTCAATATTAATGCTGTTCTATCAGCTGCAGTCTTGACTGAAGCAGAAGCCATTCACCCCGGTTTTGGATTTCTCAGTGAAAATTCCAAATTTGCTACCATGTGTGAAGAAGTTGGGATCAAGTTTATCGGTCCATCTGGCCATGTTATGGATATGATGGGGGATAAGATTAATGCGCGTGCTCAGATGATTAAAGCTGGTGTGCCTGTCATTCCAGGTTCGGATGGAGAAGTGCATAACTCTGAAGAAGCTTTGATTGTTGCTGAAGAAATTGGCTATCCTGTTATGCTCAAGGCTTCAGCAGGTGGAGGCGGTAAAGGGATTCGTAAGGTTGAAAAACCAGAAGACCTCGTTTCAGCCTTTGAAACTGCCTCTAGTGAGGCCAAGGCCAATTATGGCAATGGTGCCATGTACATAGAACGGGTTATCTATCCAGCTCGTCACATCGAGGTTCAAATCCTAGGAGATGAACACGGAAATGTGATTCACTTGGGGGAACGGGATTGTTCTCTTCAACGGAATAATCAAAAGGTTTTAGAAGAAAGTCCTTCGATTGCAATAGGAAAAACACTGCGTAATGAAATTGGTGCTGCTGCTGTTCGAGCGGCTGAGTCTGTGGGCTATGAAAATGCAGGGACTATTGAGTTTCTTCTTGATGAAGCCAGCGGTAAATTCTATTTTATGGAGATGAATACTCGTGTACAAGTAGAACATCCAGTAACAGAATTTGTTTCAGGTGTGGATATCGTTAAGGAACAAATTCGCATTGCGGCAGGTCAGCCACTGTCTGTTAAGCAAGAAGATATTGTCCTACGCGGTCATGCCATCGAGTGTCGTATCAATGCAGAAAATCCAGCCTTTAACTTTGCTCCAAGTCCAGGTAAGATTACTAATCTCCATCTGCCAAGTGGTGGAGTTGGCTTGCGCGTGGATTCAGCAGTTTATCCAGGCTATACCATTCCGCCATATTATGATAGTATGATTGCTAAAATCATCGTTCACGGTGAAAATCGTTTTGATGCCTTGATGAAAATGCAACGTGCCCTCTATGAATTAGAGATTGAAGGGGTGCAGACCAATGCAGATTTCCAGCTTGACCTCATTTCAGATCGCAATGTCATTGCTGGAGATTACGATACTTCCTTCTTGATGGAAACCTTCTTACCTAAATATCAAGAAAAAGAATAA
- a CDS encoding DUF4160 domain-containing protein — protein sequence MFKEFGVTNLEVTKDDIYKNPNNPILCMYDDDELIGTFSILTGEVLENLDLADYDIRFAQKQIKLNRDNYLETWKDYVGLLHA from the coding sequence ATGTTCAAAGAATTTGGTGTAACTAATTTAGAAGTGACAAAAGATGATATTTACAAGAATCCAAACAACCCTATTTTGTGCATGTATGATGACGATGAATTAATTGGAACCTTTAGTATTCTAACTGGAGAAGTATTGGAAAATTTGGACTTGGCAGACTATGATATTCGTTTTGCTCAAAAGCAAATTAAGTTAAATCGCGATAACTACCTTGAAACATGGAAGGACTACGTGGGATTATTACATGCCTAA
- the nusB gene encoding transcription antitermination factor NusB, with the protein MTSPLLESRRELRKCAFQALMSLEFDTDVETACHFAYTHDREDADVQIPAFLLNLVSGVQAQKDELDKQINQHLKSGWTVERLTLVEKNLLRLGIFEITSFDTPQLVAVNEAIELAKNFSDQKSARFINGLLSQFVTEENE; encoded by the coding sequence ATGACTAGTCCATTATTAGAATCTAGACGTGAACTTCGTAAATGCGCTTTTCAAGCTCTTATGAGCCTTGAATTTGACACAGATGTGGAAACAGCTTGTCACTTTGCCTACACGCATGACCGTGAAGATGCAGATGTGCAAATCCCTGCCTTTCTTCTGAACTTGGTTTCTGGCGTTCAAGCTCAAAAAGACGAGTTGGATAAACAAATCAACCAGCACCTCAAGTCAGGCTGGACAGTTGAACGCTTGACCTTGGTCGAGAAAAACTTACTACGCTTGGGAATCTTTGAAATCACATCATTTGATACACCTCAGCTGGTAGCAGTCAATGAAGCCATTGAACTCGCTAAGAATTTTTCAGATCAAAAATCAGCCCGCTTTATCAATGGACTGCTTAGTCAATTTGTAACTGAAGAAAATGAATAA
- a CDS encoding Asp23/Gls24 family envelope stress response protein — protein sequence MGIEEQFGEIVIAPRVLEKIIAIATAKVDGVHSFSNKSVSDTLSKLSLGRGVYLKESNEELTADIYLYLEYGVKVPKVALAIQKAVKDAVRDMADVELAAVNIHVAGIVPDKTPKPELKDLFNEDFLND from the coding sequence ATGGGAATTGAAGAACAATTTGGCGAAATCGTTATCGCTCCACGTGTACTTGAAAAAATCATTGCCATCGCAACTGCTAAAGTTGATGGTGTCCATTCATTTTCAAATAAATCCGTGTCTGATACCCTATCAAAACTCTCTCTTGGTCGTGGCGTCTACTTAAAAGAAAGCAACGAAGAACTAACTGCTGACATCTATCTCTACCTTGAGTACGGTGTGAAAGTACCAAAAGTGGCTCTTGCTATTCAAAAAGCAGTAAAAGATGCTGTCCGAGATATGGCTGATGTGGAACTTGCTGCTGTCAACATCCATGTTGCAGGAATCGTTCCAGATAAAACACCAAAACCTGAGTTGAAAGATCTATTTAACGAGGACTTCCTCAATGACTAG